The DNA sequence TAGTTTTGGTATTGATTACTGGCTCATATACTGCAATTCATTATTTTTTTAATTATTCAACAAAAGAATGGTTTAGAGAGAGTATTAATGCCGGAGATTACGTGATTGTTGGTGAAGAAATAGGTGATACAATATTTGATGGTGACACTCAGGTTGAAATCTCTATTTTTGACCACATTAATAAGGTCCATATGATCTCCTTTAAAACAAGAATTAGCAATCAAGGGGAGAAGCTGTCAGCTAAAAATTATGATATTGAATGTACTGACGAATATATAAAAATTGAACTGATTAATTTTGATGGTACAAAAAAAGTGGCATATCGCTTTTTCTTTGAAGATTTCAAGTATTAATATTTTTTATATAAAACACAAATGCTAGGTGGATCAGAGAAGGATGCTTGAAAAAAGCATGTCGGATTTCGATGATCCACCTTGTTTTATTAGTAAAAAAGATTTACCTATACTTATGGTAAACGTCAAATCATCCAACCAAGGTTCAGAATTAAAGTAATCATGCCGATATATAATGAAAATCAGTAAATTGTAAACGGAGCATCAATAATTCAGAAGGAGAAAGGATGGGTATAGGAGCAGATGGGGTAATGATGTTTCGGTATAAGACAAACCTCTGAGTATAAGGAGTTTGAAGAGAAAACAAAGAACTGGACGAAAGACGATGAAGCTACTGTTGCAAATGAGTTTATGCAATTATTTGTTGAATTCGGACAAATGAAAGAAATGGACCCAGAAGATGAACAGGTGCAGTTGCAGGTAAGGAAACTTCAGGATTACATTACAGATCATTTTTATACATGTTCTGATAAGATTTTATGCGGTCTTGGAAGAATGTATGCCGGTGGAGGAGAACTTACGGAAAATATTGATGATGTTGGAGGAGTTGGCACAGCAGAGTTTGCAAGTAAAGCTATTGATATATTTTATATGAGCGGAAGGTAAATTCAAGTTTGTAACGAAGGTATTTGCGATGAAAGGAATTAAGATTGAGTTATTGGGGATTGCAATAATACCTTTAGGAATTGCTGTGACAACAAATAATTTTTGGGGATAGATGGTATTTCACAAAAGGTTTTGACAGATAGTTTAAGACAAATGATGAGTGATGGGCTGGCATATCGCCACGATTACCATGAGCAGCCACCGAGAGTTGAATACGGCTTAACGGAACTCGGAACAAAAATGCTTCCAATTGTTAATTCACTTGCTGACTTTGGTAACTACTATAAATCAATTATTGAACAGAATTAAGGACGTTAGTATTTGAAAAGCTTGAACAATTCCAGTTGATATTTCACTTATTTTAGGAAATTTAATAACTGTTATATTTGATTATCAAATTCCTCACAAACCCTTGAAAATACTAAGTTTGTAGCAAGTGAACTTTCCCTTACTCTTTCCCTTGTATTATATTCTCTCATTGGTTTTCATGAACCTTAATATGGGAAAAATTAAGGGAAAGAAAAATTCGTACATAGTATAACATATAACAATAACGACATGGTGAACTGAATGAAATGTTTTCGATATTTAACTCTGTAAATGATTATTAAAAAATGGAGATAAGATACAATGAGAACAATTTATGCAGAATACAACATAAACCACGATAGTATTGATGTTTACACAAGTGCCGGATATATGCTTCGCATTAATTGTTGGGAAGCTGAAAAAAATTTAAAAACCACATATGGATCAGAATGTGCGCTTACTTCATTGGCTGTGGATGAGCCTTTGGAATATGCAAGATTATATCTTGATGGCAATTTACAGATGTGGGTGGATGCAGAAGATTCACTTGAATTATAGGCAATTTAAACAAAAGTTTATATCTGATTTTCGATTATCCATATGAACACTTTACTTTCAAGCATTTTGAGAAATATAGAAAAACGCTAATTTTACCACTAATAAATGAGCCTTGATATGACACTAAAAACAATATGGGAGATAGCACAATATCTGTGTATCTCCCGTTTTTCATTTTTGTAATATAATTACTTCACTCTAATTTTTATATTTTCTTATTTTTCAATAATCATAGGACTTATTTCTAAATCTGCCATAGACTGCTTTGTTTGGTATGGCTTTCGGGATATGATTACACACATCATAGTGTGGATAGTAATAGAGCATAAAACATGTAGAGTAAGGTTGCTACAACTCATATTGCCATATATAATAACTAATGACATCGAAAATTAAAGAAATTGATTAGAAATAGATTTTTGTTTGATAATCTTAAATCAGATATTCACAATGGAGGCATATTTATGGCGCAGAGTATTTTAATTGTAGACGATGAAAAAGAAATTGTATCAATGCTGTATTGCTATTTCAGCAAACTTGGATATACGGTATATACTGCAACAGCAGGAAATGCTGCATTAAAAGAAGTAGAAAAAAAACCTGACATTATTTTGTTAGATGTCAATATGCCAGATATAGATGGATTTACTGTTTGCGAAAGGATACGGGATTATGTTTCATGCCCTATAATTTTTTTAACAGCACGCATTGAAGATAGTGATAAAATAAAAGGATTTTCTATTGGCGCAGACGACTATGTAATAAAACCATTTTCTGTTGATGAATTAGAAGCTCGCATTGCAGCACATCTTCGCAGAGAAAAAAGACACAATATATCTTCAAAGGTGCAATTTGATGAAGATATGGTTATAGATTATTCCTCACGTATTGTGTTTTATCATAATAAGGATATGGCTTTTACCAAAAAGGAATTTGATATAATATCTTTCCTTTCGCAAAACAAAGGAATTGTTTTTGACCGGGAAACTATTTATGAAAAAGTTTGGGGATTAGACGGCATTGGTGATAATACAGTTGTTACAGAACATATCAGACGTATTAGGGCAAAATTTTTATCTTTAGGCGATAGACCTTACATTGAAACTGTTTGGGGGTGCGGATATAGATGGAAAAATTAAAGAGAAGCAGATTGTTCAATCGGTTAAATAGCATGAGTATTAGAATGACCTTTGTTCTTTATGCTTTGTTTTCGTTGTTGATTGGAATAATTATTTGTATACTTTTAATTTCAATGGTTGACAGATACAGAATAAATTTAAACTATAAGTATGAAAATCTGTCAACGAGGTATGATATACCGGAAAATGGCTCATTTACCGCCACTTATAGTAATGACCAAACAAAATACACAATATTTGACACGAAAGGAAACGAGATATGCAAGTTCAATGTTGATTATCAAAAAGAACGCCCAGTACACGAATATGTCTATCCGAACCATGTTTCATATATCGAAGTTTTACCTAATTTTACAAACCGGGATAGGCTTATTGACAGTGCTTTAGGTTCATTAAATATTGCAATTATTCCTATCGTATTATCTATTAGTATGATATGTTGTGTAACATTTTTTTATAAAAAAAAATTATCGAAACCTATTAAGCTATTAACTAATGCGTATCATAAAATTGAAGCAAATGACTTAGATTTTACGTTATCATATCCATTAAATGATGAAATGGGGAAACTTTGTCATGCCTTTGAAAAAATGAAAGACTGTTTGTCGAAAAATAATGAAACTATGTTTCGACAATTTGCTGAACAGCGCCGTCTAAATGCTGCTTTTTCGCATGACTTACGCACTCCTTTGACTTTACTAAAGGGTCATGCTACTATGCTGCTTTCCTTTATTCCCAAAGGCTTAGTATCACAACAAGAAATATTAGATGAAATATCAGTAATGTCAAAAAATATTTCACGTCTTGAAAAATATGTAAATGCTATGACGAACTTATACAGGTTAGAGGATATTGATATTCCACGACAACAGATTACATTTCATTCACTTATTGATAATTTTAATAACACAGCAGAAGCACTTTGTTATGACAAACATTTTTCAATTACTACAAGCGGTAATAATATAACCTTGTTTATCAATTTAGATACAGTCATGCAGATTTATGAAAACTTACTCTCTAATAGTATTAGATACGCAAAAAGTGATATTGCTATTAGCGTAGTAATAGAGAATGATAATTTAGTTATATCTGTTTCAGACGATGGTTGCGGGTTTAAAAATATTGATATTGAAAAGGCGACATTACCATTTTATAAATCATCGAAAGATATAGCTACTGAACATTTGGGGTTAGGGCTGAATATTAGTAAGATTTTAAGTGAAAGACATGGCGGAAATATCCAAATTGCTAATAATAAAGCAGGGGGAGCATGTGTTACAGTGAAAATAAATTGCAATGAAAGTTGATTGAAAATAGACATTTTATTGCTATTATAAATTTAAAAGAAAGGAGATAAGGACAAATGAAAAAAATAATATGTATGTTTCTAACCTTATTGTTATTGGTGTGTATTGTTGGGTGTAGTCAAGCAAAGGACAGTGATAATCATGTAGTACAAGATTATTCCGAAGAATATGAGGTTTCTCCTTATGGAAGTGAAGAAGCGCTTGACACTTTGGGCGATTTGAAGATTTCAATGAGTACAGAAAAGGATTTAGACTTAAAGCACCTTTCATTTCTAATAGAAAATACTTCTGATAAAGAATACCAATATTCACCAGATTATTTTGAAATAGAAGCTGAACAATCCGGCACTTGGTATCAACTTAAACAGCTTGATGACCCCTCAAAGAGCAATGAAAAGGATTGCTTTATTAAGCCTAACGAACGATTAACATTAGAAATTGATGTTAAAAGTTTTTATGGAGAATTGCCTGCTGGACACTATCGTTTGATTAAACAATTTGCGTTCTTTGAAAGTGAAAGAGATTGGGATTACGATACATATAATTTATCTTGCGAATTTACGATAAGGTAAAAATTCTCTACTTCATAAGCATGAAAAAAAACCGCTTATGAAGTAGAAAGTTCTCATGCCATTTTAACGGCGGTTTTGAAATAACAATCAAAACCGCCGTTTTCTTTTGTAAAAATGAGAATACGGAGGGTGTGTTAAAGTCGCCCTTTTTCAAGGATACGGTGGTATCAAGGAGGTATTGCCATGTCCTTTTTTATGTACCATGTGGAGCATATTTATGTCTAGGAAGAAATACAGTAAAGCATTCAAACTAAGGCTTTTAAAAAAGCATAATGAAACAGGCATATCCTACTAGAAATTGGAAAAGGATAATATAATAGCAGGGGACGATGTGTGTTTTTATCCCCTGCTTTTATACGTTTTTTATCATATTTTGATCAATATAGCTTGGTATTTAACTGATTTTTCAAATAACATCTAAGTCCAACATATACTCCTTGCGAAAGTACAAAAAGCAATAGAAGATTTACTGACAGTGTTTTTTTGATGGATTCTCCAAAATAAATGATGACAGCAGCACTTGTCAGTATCATCAGTAGAGTAATAAAATCCCAACAGTTTTTCTTATATAATTCTATAACCTTTATTTCTATCAGTATCACCAGTATCCCTGTTCCTGCTACGCATATTCCGACAACCAATATCAGCAATAACCAATATATGATTTCGGCTATAAACGCATTTGGAATTTTGGTACTAATCTGTGCCGCAGAATGTCCGGCAGCAATCGTCCATCCGATAAAAGTTTGTATGAATGACGCTGCATCATGGAAGAATGATTTACAATCGGAAAGGAACACATCTGACTGTACTGCCTGAAAAAGAGTGGTTGTCAGCGAATACCATGCAAGAAGGAACAAGGTTGTTTGGAATATTACCGTTTTTGCTTTATACTGTCCTGCAAGTCGCTCTTTTTGTGTTTCGTATTTCGCTTTTTCATTCTGATAGGCTGTCCGGTCACAGGCTTCACATTTTTCATAGAGTACCGGCTTTTCTACCGGTATCTCTACGATTTTCTGATGTGTCCGGGCATAATCCCGTTGTTGTGTTAAGCATCGTATTTTATCTTGACATTCCCCTATCGTGACGTTTGCGCTTCGCAGCTTCTCTTTCTCGATCTGCAATGCTCTGTCTGCCAGCTTCAAGTCGTTCTTTAATGCTTGAATATTCCCGGCTCTGTTCTCTTTGTTTAATTTCTCGTTCAAGGTCAGAGATTCGCTGAGCTGCGTCTTCAGTTCCACGATAAGCTGGTCTTTCTGTTCCAGTTCTTCTTGTATCTCCTCGGTCAAGAGCAGAAGTTCTTCCAACTGTTCGGCGTTCTTTGATTCTCTGGATTCGTTCATCTATATCACGTCCTTTCCTTATTTGCTGTTCCAGTTCAGCAATTCGGTGTTCTGTTTCAGCAATAAACTGTTTTCGCTGTTCAGATTCTGTGCCAATTTCTGCCATTGCTGATTTTCGTTTTCCAAAAGTTCTATCTTCGTTTTCTGTTCTTCCATCTTGGAAAGCAGTTCCTCGGTATTTGGCAAAATGTTGAGCAGCTCGGATAACTCGCTGTTTAATTTTTGCAATTTCTGATTCTGTTCCTGCATAAGAGAGAGTTGGGTGTCCCGGTTCTGCATTTCCAGAAGCATTTCTGCCATTAAGGTCTGCTGTTCTTCGATTTGCCCAATCATGGACTCCATTAAGGGTATAATTTCCCGGCTTTCTTCTAATGTCATTTAATCGCTCCTTCCATAATGATAATGCACCTGATACTTTCCCAAAGGTGTCCAGTATCTTTTGCAATAACGTGTTTTGTTGTTTTATGATTTGATTTTCCGCTACTTTCCACGAACCTTTTATTTCCTGCCCGACAAGAAACTTTTGTTCAATCTTTCTTGCGTCAGCACCTTCATGGATGGTAGGAATCTGGAGTTTTCCCTGTTTTTCATAAGAACGGTGATCGACCTGATTATGCAAAGAAAGATGTTCATTACACACCTTTGCCCACTCACTCCGCCATAGTTCACAATTTTTTGGATTGTTCCATCCAGTAGCATCGGTCAGCACCCGTTTCCATTGCAGGCGGTTTCTTGCAC is a window from the Lachnospiraceae bacterium GAM79 genome containing:
- a CDS encoding DUF6040 family protein — protein: MQIEKEKLRSANVTIGECQDKIRCLTQQRDYARTHQKIVEIPVEKPVLYEKCEACDRTAYQNEKAKYETQKERLAGQYKAKTVIFQTTLFLLAWYSLTTTLFQAVQSDVFLSDCKSFFHDAASFIQTFIGWTIAAGHSAAQISTKIPNAFIAEIIYWLLLILVVGICVAGTGILVILIEIKVIELYKKNCWDFITLLMILTSAAVIIYFGESIKKTLSVNLLLLFVLSQGVYVGLRCYLKNQLNTKLY
- a CDS encoding response regulator transcription factor — translated: MAQSILIVDDEKEIVSMLYCYFSKLGYTVYTATAGNAALKEVEKKPDIILLDVNMPDIDGFTVCERIRDYVSCPIIFLTARIEDSDKIKGFSIGADDYVIKPFSVDELEARIAAHLRREKRHNISSKVQFDEDMVIDYSSRIVFYHNKDMAFTKKEFDIISFLSQNKGIVFDRETIYEKVWGLDGIGDNTVVTEHIRRIRAKFLSLGDRPYIETVWGCGYRWKN
- a CDS encoding MobA/MobL family protein yields the protein MAIFHYTVKIVGRSKGKSVISASAYLNGDVMKNEETGRISYYTSKKEVVYTSLMMCENAPPEWQIVPEENIKRFQKSVRYKKSADKEAALEKFKITFQKQRLWNEVLKIEKSADAQFGRSFEFALPKEWNRQEQIQCTTDYIQKTFVDRGMCADWSIHDKGDGNPHVHLLLTMRPFNPDHSWGKKEVKDWDFVRDKNGNIVIDESHPNWWQDKKNPDRHGIRIPVLDENGIQKIGARNRLQWKRVLTDATGWNNPKNCELWRSEWAKVCNEHLSLHNQVDHRSYEKQGKLQIPTIHEGADARKIEQKFLVGQEIKGSWKVAENQIIKQQNTLLQKILDTFGKVSGALSLWKERLNDIRRKPGNYTLNGVHDWANRRTADLNGRNASGNAEPGHPTLSYAGTESEIAKIKQRVIRAAQHFAKYRGTAFQDGRTENEDRTFGKRKSAMAEIGTESEQRKQFIAETEHRIAELEQQIRKGRDIDERIQRIKERRTVGRTSALDRGDTRRTGTERPAYRGTEDAAQRISDLEREIKQREQSREYSSIKERLEAGRQSIADREREAAKRKRHDRGMSR
- a CDS encoding HAMP domain-containing histidine kinase gives rise to the protein MEKLKRSRLFNRLNSMSIRMTFVLYALFSLLIGIIICILLISMVDRYRINLNYKYENLSTRYDIPENGSFTATYSNDQTKYTIFDTKGNEICKFNVDYQKERPVHEYVYPNHVSYIEVLPNFTNRDRLIDSALGSLNIAIIPIVLSISMICCVTFFYKKKLSKPIKLLTNAYHKIEANDLDFTLSYPLNDEMGKLCHAFEKMKDCLSKNNETMFRQFAEQRRLNAAFSHDLRTPLTLLKGHATMLLSFIPKGLVSQQEILDEISVMSKNISRLEKYVNAMTNLYRLEDIDIPRQQITFHSLIDNFNNTAEALCYDKHFSITTSGNNITLFINLDTVMQIYENLLSNSIRYAKSDIAISVVIENDNLVISVSDDGCGFKNIDIEKATLPFYKSSKDIATEHLGLGLNISKILSERHGGNIQIANNKAGGACVTVKINCNES
- a CDS encoding DUF6061 family protein; the protein is MRTIYAEYNINHDSIDVYTSAGYMLRINCWEAEKNLKTTYGSECALTSLAVDEPLEYARLYLDGNLQMWVDAEDSLEL
- a CDS encoding TipAS antibiotic-recognition domain-containing protein, with translation MRQTSEYKEFEEKTKNWTKDDEATVANEFMQLFVEFGQMKEMDPEDEQVQLQVRKLQDYITDHFYTCSDKILCGLGRMYAGGGELTENIDDVGGVGTAEFASKAIDIFYMSGR